Proteins encoded within one genomic window of Candidatus Aminicenantes bacterium:
- a CDS encoding molybdopterin-dependent oxidoreductase codes for MDKIKLTIDGKEVSARADQTILEAIQENRIAEIPTLCHEPKLPPYGSCYLCVVEVEGVTKLIPSCSSPVADKMVVHTDNARIREARKTALELLLSNHYADCLAPCQQTCPAGVDVQGYIALIAMGKPREAIRLIKETNPLPLVCGRVCVRECEVACRRNRVDDRVGIDYLKRYASDIDIEDPWTPLVPPVNGKKVAVVGGGPAGLTCAYYLVLKGYAVSLFEKAPHLGGMLRYGIPEYRLPKELLDKEISWITNLGVTVKTHAALGKDFSIEDLKKQGHEAIFLAFGAQKAKGMRIPGEDDTEGVLSGIDFLCQLQGEEKPKIYGKVVVVGGGNTAIDAARTARRLGAEKATILYRRTRNEMPAHPMEIAAALEEGVELTELSAPIELMREGNRLKGLTCIRMELGEPDASGRRSPVPLANSEYQLPCDFAISAIGQDVDLCGLQKDPLLKSTRHNTPVFNEATFETSLPGVFTGGDMATGPDVAIAAIAHGKIAANAIDHYIQSGKAEGKTKEFISRKEAFGDIPDSDFSTFAKITKEKMPERPAAERAKTFDEVELGFSPVQAKAETNRCLECGCSAYFDCDLRKHAVDFNVDLNKFIGEVRKYKVDKAHPFITLDPNKCIACGRCVRTCSEILRVSALGFVYRGFKSVVRPSMEKKLLETNCISCGNCIAACPTGAIAENLPFIKPGPWAARKHEAICHFCSVGCVLHYKVYDSATYAASGTVDSAHNKGYLCHKGRFGYRYMLDEKRLRKPLLKGKDGLREASWEQAFDKIAEALKAISKKHGPGSIAVVASPRMSNEELYLLQKWVRTGFKTNMVGSFNNLLNGRDLDALDEMYGFTASTTTMDEFRNADIIMAVNAELSENNLVAELKIKEAMKRGARLVSVNSSETPLSKIADLWLDPKRGTNTALIATIAGALIKKGAIDKEFISARSEGFAKFKASIAKMNPKQAAVQTGVMPEKIARIIEMLSQSANVIIVYGMDQCLEKSRDDVKALGNLLLLLGKTGQPGNGLVLIRDYANSQGLLDMGVDSRYLPGLVRYGEPGMELLKKIWHVPLDKIFQPVDILEQLKKGKIKALLVFGEDPLATAKAGPLMHGVEFKLVVDFFPTATASEADVVLPMSSPLESPGTLTACDRRVQHNAKIVPAPGGMTNLEIIGKLAEKLGMEFPDLDAEKIFQEIRQANPFYQTVTPGGFWGEGLFRERIPTASGKAKFLPLTIEPTACSREKQPLLATENYLLSKIKSKLMV; via the coding sequence ATGGACAAAATCAAACTCACCATCGACGGAAAGGAAGTAAGCGCGCGCGCCGACCAGACCATCCTTGAGGCGATCCAGGAAAACCGTATCGCCGAAATCCCCACCCTCTGCCATGAGCCCAAGCTCCCCCCGTATGGCTCTTGCTATCTTTGCGTGGTGGAGGTCGAAGGGGTGACCAAACTGATCCCTTCCTGTTCCAGCCCCGTGGCCGACAAGATGGTCGTCCACACCGACAACGCGCGTATCCGTGAAGCCAGGAAGACCGCCCTGGAGCTGCTTTTATCGAACCATTACGCTGACTGCCTGGCGCCCTGCCAGCAGACCTGCCCGGCCGGCGTCGATGTCCAGGGTTATATCGCCCTGATCGCCATGGGCAAGCCGCGCGAGGCAATCCGCCTGATCAAGGAGACCAACCCCCTGCCCTTGGTCTGCGGCCGCGTCTGCGTGCGCGAATGCGAGGTGGCCTGCCGCCGCAACCGCGTGGATGACCGCGTCGGCATCGACTACCTGAAACGCTACGCCAGCGACATCGATATTGAAGACCCATGGACCCCGCTCGTGCCGCCGGTCAACGGTAAAAAGGTCGCCGTGGTTGGCGGCGGACCGGCCGGATTGACTTGCGCTTATTACTTGGTCCTTAAAGGCTACGCCGTCTCCCTTTTCGAAAAAGCCCCGCACCTGGGCGGCATGCTTCGTTACGGCATCCCCGAGTACCGCCTGCCCAAGGAGCTTCTGGACAAGGAAATTTCCTGGATCACGAACCTGGGTGTGACAGTAAAGACCCATGCCGCTCTGGGCAAGGACTTTTCCATCGAAGACCTTAAAAAGCAAGGCCATGAAGCCATCTTCTTGGCTTTCGGCGCCCAGAAGGCAAAAGGGATGCGCATCCCCGGCGAGGATGATACCGAGGGCGTTCTCAGCGGCATCGATTTCCTCTGCCAGTTGCAGGGAGAAGAGAAGCCCAAAATCTACGGCAAGGTAGTGGTGGTCGGCGGCGGCAACACCGCCATCGATGCCGCCCGTACGGCCAGGAGGCTCGGTGCGGAAAAGGCAACCATCCTGTACCGACGCACCCGCAACGAGATGCCGGCCCACCCCATGGAGATCGCCGCCGCCCTTGAAGAGGGAGTTGAACTCACCGAGCTTTCGGCTCCCATTGAACTAATGCGCGAGGGAAACCGCTTGAAGGGTTTGACCTGCATCCGCATGGAGCTTGGCGAGCCCGACGCCAGCGGACGGCGCAGCCCGGTGCCGCTGGCCAATTCAGAGTATCAGCTGCCTTGCGATTTCGCCATCTCGGCCATCGGCCAGGACGTGGACCTGTGCGGGCTGCAAAAAGACCCGCTGCTGAAATCGACCCGGCACAATACTCCGGTCTTCAACGAGGCGACCTTCGAAACCTCCCTCCCAGGCGTTTTCACCGGCGGCGACATGGCCACCGGGCCCGACGTGGCCATCGCGGCCATCGCTCACGGCAAGATCGCGGCCAACGCCATCGATCACTATATTCAGTCGGGAAAGGCCGAGGGCAAGACGAAGGAATTCATCAGCCGCAAAGAAGCCTTCGGCGACATCCCGGACAGCGATTTTTCGACCTTTGCCAAGATCACGAAAGAGAAGATGCCGGAACGGCCGGCCGCGGAAAGGGCGAAAACTTTCGACGAGGTCGAGCTGGGATTCAGCCCGGTCCAGGCCAAGGCCGAAACCAACCGCTGCCTGGAATGCGGCTGCTCGGCCTATTTCGACTGCGACCTACGCAAACACGCCGTTGATTTCAATGTCGACCTTAACAAATTCATCGGCGAAGTCCGGAAATACAAGGTTGACAAGGCCCACCCGTTCATCACCCTCGACCCCAACAAGTGCATCGCCTGCGGCCGCTGCGTGCGGACCTGCTCGGAAATACTTCGCGTCTCGGCGCTGGGTTTCGTCTACCGCGGCTTCAAGTCGGTTGTGCGGCCCTCGATGGAAAAAAAGCTGCTGGAAACCAACTGCATTTCCTGCGGAAATTGCATCGCCGCCTGTCCGACCGGGGCCATCGCCGAGAACCTGCCTTTTATTAAGCCCGGCCCCTGGGCCGCCCGTAAGCACGAAGCGATTTGCCACTTCTGCTCGGTCGGCTGCGTGCTGCACTACAAGGTCTACGATAGTGCCACCTATGCCGCCAGCGGAACCGTTGATTCCGCCCATAACAAAGGCTACCTCTGCCACAAGGGGCGCTTCGGCTACCGCTACATGCTGGATGAGAAGCGGCTGCGCAAACCGCTGCTGAAAGGGAAGGACGGCTTGCGCGAGGCATCGTGGGAACAGGCATTCGACAAAATCGCCGAAGCCTTGAAGGCCATCAGCAAGAAGCACGGACCCGGCTCAATCGCCGTCGTCGCCTCCCCCAGAATGTCCAACGAAGAGCTGTACCTGCTGCAAAAATGGGTGCGCACCGGATTCAAAACCAATATGGTCGGAAGTTTCAATAACTTGCTGAATGGCCGCGATCTGGACGCACTGGATGAGATGTACGGCTTCACCGCCTCCACCACGACCATGGACGAGTTCCGGAACGCCGACATCATCATGGCCGTGAACGCCGAACTGTCCGAAAACAACCTGGTCGCCGAACTGAAGATCAAGGAGGCGATGAAGAGAGGAGCCCGCCTGGTGTCGGTCAACTCGTCGGAAACCCCGCTGAGCAAGATCGCCGACCTCTGGCTCGATCCCAAGCGCGGCACCAATACGGCACTCATCGCCACCATTGCCGGCGCCCTGATCAAGAAAGGGGCGATCGACAAGGAATTTATCAGCGCGCGTAGCGAAGGTTTCGCGAAATTCAAGGCGTCCATCGCCAAAATGAATCCGAAACAAGCCGCCGTCCAAACGGGAGTGATGCCGGAAAAAATCGCCCGCATCATCGAGATGCTCTCCCAATCAGCCAATGTGATCATCGTCTATGGGATGGACCAATGCCTGGAAAAGTCGCGCGACGATGTGAAAGCCCTGGGAAACCTCCTGCTGCTGCTGGGCAAGACCGGGCAACCCGGCAACGGCCTGGTCCTGATCCGCGATTACGCCAACTCCCAGGGGCTGCTGGACATGGGGGTCGACAGCCGCTATCTCCCCGGCCTGGTCCGCTACGGCGAGCCGGGAATGGAGCTTTTGAAAAAAATCTGGCATGTGCCCCTGGATAAAATATTCCAGCCCGTCGACATTCTCGAACAGCTGAAAAAGGGCAAGATCAAGGCATTGCTGGTGTTCGGCGAGGATCCCCTGGCAACAGCCAAGGCGGGGCCGCTCATGCATGGAGTCGAATTCAAGCTGGTGGTCGATTTCTTTCCAACCGCCACCGCCTCCGAAGCCGACGTGGTCCTGCCCATGTCCTCGCCGCTGGAAAGCCCCGGCACATTAACGGCCTGCGACCGCCGTGTCCAGCATAACGCCAAAATTGTCCCCGCGCCAGGGGGGATGACCAACCTGGAGATCATCGGCAAGCTGGCCGAAAAACTCGGGATGGAATTCCCTGACCTTGATGCCGAAAAAATCTTCCAGGAGATCCGCCAGGCCAACCCGTTCTATCAGACCGTCACGCCGGGCGGATTCTGGGGCGAGGGCCTTTTCCGGGAACGCATCCCAACCGCCAGCGGCAAAGCGAAGTTCCTCCCGCTGACCATCGAACCGACCGCCTGCAGCCGGGAGAAACAGCCGCTGCTCGCCACCGAAAACTATCTCCTGTCCAAAATAAAAAGCAAATTGATGGTATAA